The following proteins come from a genomic window of Canis aureus isolate CA01 chromosome 3, VMU_Caureus_v.1.0, whole genome shotgun sequence:
- the VPS26B gene encoding vacuolar protein sorting-associated protein 26B — MSFFGFGQSVEVDIVLSDAESRKRAEHKTEDGKKEKYFLFYDGETVSGKVSLALKNPNKRLEHQGIKIEFIGQIELYYDRGNHHEFVSLVKDLARPGEISQSQAFDFEFTHVEKPYESYTGQNVKLRYFLRATISRRLNDVVKEMDIVVHTLSTYPELNSSIKMEVGIEDCLHIEFEYNKSKYHLKDVIVGKIYFLLVRIKIKHMEIDIIKRETTGTGPNVYHENDTIAKYEIMDGAPVRGESIPIRLFLAGYELTPTMRDINKKFSVRYYLNLVLIDEEERRYFKQQEVVLWRKGDIVRKSMSHQAAIASQRFEGTTSLAEARTPSQLSDNNSRQ; from the exons ATGAGCTTCTTCGGCTTCGGGCAGAGCGTGGAGGTGGACATCGTGCTCAGCGATGCGGAGAGTAGGAAGCGGGCCGAGCACAAGACGGAGGACGGGAAGAAGGAGAAGTATTTCCTCTTCTACGACGGAGAGACGGTCTCCGGGAAGGTGAGCCTCGCGCTCAAGAACCCCAACAAGCGGCTGGAGCACCAGGGCATCAAGATCGAGTTCATCGGGCAGATCG AGCTCTACTACGACCGCGGGAACCACCATGAGTTTGTGTCACTGGTGAAGGATTTGGCCCGGCCCGGAGAGATCAGCCAATCACAGGCCTTCGACTTTGAATTCACCCACGTGGAGAAGCCGTATGAATCCTACACAGGCCAGAATGTGAAGCTACG GTATTTCCTTCGAGCCACCATCAGCCGCCGCCTCAATGACGTCGTCAAGGAGATGGACATCGTAGTCCACACCCTCAGCACGTACCCAGAGCTGAACTCCTCCATCAAGATGGAGGTGGGGATCGAGGACTGCCTGCACATTGAGTTTGAGTACAATAAATCCAA ATACCACTTGAAAGATGTTATTGTAGGAAAGATCTACTTCCTGTTGGTGAGAATCAAAATCAAGCACATGGAGATAGATATCATCAAGCGGGAAACGACAGGCACAGGCCCCAACGTGTACCACGAGAACGACACGATAGCCAAGTATGAGATCATGGACGGGGCGCCCGTGAGAg GAGAGTCCATCCCGATCCGGCTCTTCCTGGCGGGCTACGAGCTCACCCCCACCATGCGGGACATCAACAAGAAGTTCTCAGTCCGCTATTACCTCAACCTGGTGCTCATAGATGAGGAGGAGCGGCGCTATTTCAAACAGCAG GAAGTGGTGTTGTGGCGGAAAGGTGACATCGTAAGGAAGAGCATGTCCCACCAGGCAGCCATCGCCTCGCAGCGCTTTGAGGGCACCACCTCCCTGGCTGAGGCGCGGACCCCCAGCCAGCTGTCCGACAACAACAGCAGGCAGTAG
- the THYN1 gene encoding thymocyte nuclear protein 1 isoform X3 — protein MPNPRKRRAGTAGAAGPDSKRPAGKHTKTRKPTGTSTRVGDSSPEKTSASKNCGNNQSSYWLMKSEPQSRIEKGVDVKFSIEDLKAEPKQTACWDGVRNYQARNFLRAMKLEQKAFFYHSNCKEPGIAGLVKVDVQFVRLMKRYITLTELKANHQAHKATGGPLKNMALFTHPRLSVQPLTPEEFEFILSLEEKEPS, from the exons ATGCCGAACCCCCGGAAGAGGCGCGCTGGGACTGCCGGGGCTGCCGGGCCAG ACAGTAAGAGGCCAGCAGGAAAACATACGAAGACTAGGAAACCCACGGGGACATCCACTAGAGTGGGTGACTCCAGCCCTGAGAAGACTTCAGCCTCTAAAAACTGTGGGAACAATCAAAGCAGTTACTGGCTGATGAAGTCTGAGCCACAAAGCCGAATAGAGAAAGGTGTAGATGTGAAG TTCAGCATTGAGGATCTTAAGGCAGAGCCCAAGCAGACAGCATGCTGGGATGGTGTTCGCAACTACCAG GCCCGGAACTTCCTTCGAGCCATGAAGCTGGAGCAAAAAGCCTTCTTCTACCATAGCAACTGCAAGGAGCCAGGCATCGCAGGACTAGTGAAG GTGGATGTACAGTTTGTTCGGCTGATGAAGCGTTACATTACCCTGACTGAGCTCAAAGCCAATCACCAAGCCCACAAAGCCACTGGAGGCCCCTTAAAGAATATGGCTCTGTTCACTCACCCCAGACTCTCCGTTCAGCCCCTGACCCCAG AGGAGTTTGAGTTTATTTTGAGCCTGGAGGAGAAGGAGCCAAGTTAA
- the THYN1 gene encoding thymocyte nuclear protein 1 isoform X2 — protein MPNPRKRRAGTAGAAGPDSKRPAGKHTKTRKPTGTSTRVGDSSPEKTSASKNCGNNQSSYWLMKSEPQSRIEKGVDVKARNFLRAMKLEQKAFFYHSNCKEPGIAGLVKIVKEAYPDHTQFEKNNPYYDPSSKEDNPKWSMVDVQFVRLMKRYITLTELKANHQAHKATGGPLKNMALFTHPRLSVQPLTPEEFEFILSLEEKEPS, from the exons ATGCCGAACCCCCGGAAGAGGCGCGCTGGGACTGCCGGGGCTGCCGGGCCAG ACAGTAAGAGGCCAGCAGGAAAACATACGAAGACTAGGAAACCCACGGGGACATCCACTAGAGTGGGTGACTCCAGCCCTGAGAAGACTTCAGCCTCTAAAAACTGTGGGAACAATCAAAGCAGTTACTGGCTGATGAAGTCTGAGCCACAAAGCCGAATAGAGAAAGGTGTAGATGTGAAG GCCCGGAACTTCCTTCGAGCCATGAAGCTGGAGCAAAAAGCCTTCTTCTACCATAGCAACTGCAAGGAGCCAGGCATCGCAGGACTAGTGAAG ATTGTGAAGGAGGCTTACCCAGACCACACACAGTTTGAGAAAAACAATCCCTATTATGACCCATCCAGCAAAGAAGACAACCCCAAGTGGTCCATG GTGGATGTACAGTTTGTTCGGCTGATGAAGCGTTACATTACCCTGACTGAGCTCAAAGCCAATCACCAAGCCCACAAAGCCACTGGAGGCCCCTTAAAGAATATGGCTCTGTTCACTCACCCCAGACTCTCCGTTCAGCCCCTGACCCCAG AGGAGTTTGAGTTTATTTTGAGCCTGGAGGAGAAGGAGCCAAGTTAA
- the THYN1 gene encoding thymocyte nuclear protein 1 isoform X1, whose translation MPNPRKRRAGTAGAAGPDSKRPAGKHTKTRKPTGTSTRVGDSSPEKTSASKNCGNNQSSYWLMKSEPQSRIEKGVDVKFSIEDLKAEPKQTACWDGVRNYQARNFLRAMKLEQKAFFYHSNCKEPGIAGLVKIVKEAYPDHTQFEKNNPYYDPSSKEDNPKWSMVDVQFVRLMKRYITLTELKANHQAHKATGGPLKNMALFTHPRLSVQPLTPEEFEFILSLEEKEPS comes from the exons ATGCCGAACCCCCGGAAGAGGCGCGCTGGGACTGCCGGGGCTGCCGGGCCAG ACAGTAAGAGGCCAGCAGGAAAACATACGAAGACTAGGAAACCCACGGGGACATCCACTAGAGTGGGTGACTCCAGCCCTGAGAAGACTTCAGCCTCTAAAAACTGTGGGAACAATCAAAGCAGTTACTGGCTGATGAAGTCTGAGCCACAAAGCCGAATAGAGAAAGGTGTAGATGTGAAG TTCAGCATTGAGGATCTTAAGGCAGAGCCCAAGCAGACAGCATGCTGGGATGGTGTTCGCAACTACCAG GCCCGGAACTTCCTTCGAGCCATGAAGCTGGAGCAAAAAGCCTTCTTCTACCATAGCAACTGCAAGGAGCCAGGCATCGCAGGACTAGTGAAG ATTGTGAAGGAGGCTTACCCAGACCACACACAGTTTGAGAAAAACAATCCCTATTATGACCCATCCAGCAAAGAAGACAACCCCAAGTGGTCCATG GTGGATGTACAGTTTGTTCGGCTGATGAAGCGTTACATTACCCTGACTGAGCTCAAAGCCAATCACCAAGCCCACAAAGCCACTGGAGGCCCCTTAAAGAATATGGCTCTGTTCACTCACCCCAGACTCTCCGTTCAGCCCCTGACCCCAG AGGAGTTTGAGTTTATTTTGAGCCTGGAGGAGAAGGAGCCAAGTTAA